The DNA region GCAATTAAAGCTAGGATTTCGCTGTGTAGAGAAGGAAAAGCTTCAGCAGTTAACTTCTCTGTCACGCTACGTTCATGAGATTGCCAATGTAGCTCCACCAAATAATCAACCTTTTGTTGGCAGGAGTGCTTTCGCCCATAAGGGAGGCATGCATGTAAGTGCTATTTTAAAGACTCCACAGACTTATGAGCACTTAGAGCCTGAACAGGTTGGAAATGAACGGAGAGTCCTTGTCTCTGAACTTTCGGGCCAAAGTAACCTGCTTTTTAAAGCCCGGGAAATGAAGCTTGATTTAGATAAATCCAATCCAGTAGGAAAGGATTTGGTACAGAAAATCAAGCAGAAGGAGCACGAGGGCTATCAATATGAAGGAGCTGAAGCGTCATTGGAGCTTCTACTGCGTAAGGATATGTACGACATAGAGGATTCGTTTACACTTGAATCCTTTAAAATCCTGACGGAAAAAACAGCTGGTGAGACGATGAAGACAGAGGCGATCGTTAAGCTCAGGGTTTTTGATCAGGTGGTGCATACAGCAGCAGAAGGGAATGGTCCAGTGAATGCATTGGATAACGCACTGCGTAAAGCGTTAGAGCATCACTATCCAGATATTAAAGACATGTATCTTTCTGATTACAAGGTACGTGTTTTGGATGAAAACGAAGCAACGGCTGCTAAGGTACGTGTTCTCGTCGAGTCCTCTAACGGGAAACAGACATGGAGTACGCTTGGTGTATCTACGAACGTTGTTGAGGCGAGCTGGGAGGCGTTATCAGATAGTATTTTGTACCTTCTCCTCGACGCTAAACAGCCTATTGCTCAGGAGCAGGAGAAGCAAAGATCTGGCATAACGAATCATTGACAAAAGGGCCTCAAGGTGGAGACGATTCTGATTAAGGGAGTGTGAAGCATGTTTTCGAAGGCTCTATTGATCATGAATGGGAAGGCAGGTCAAGCGGATAAGCGCAAGCAGCTTGAAGCTATAACGGGAATATTAGCGGAGTGTATTATAGAGTTGACCCTTATACAGACTCAGCAGCAGGGTGAAGCAGAACGCATTTGTCGCGATAGAGCAGAGTCGTATGATCTGGTACTCATTTTAGGTGGAGATGGAACGGTTCATGAGTGTATCAATGGTTTAGCTTCCCTCAATCAGCCCCCGCTGATTGGAATATTGCCTGGGGGAACATGTAATGACTTTTCTAGGGCGTTAGGTATTCCTCAGCAGTTAACAAAGGCAGCGGAGCTTATTCAAGAAGGGCGAAGTATGAAGGTAGATATCGGCCAGATGAATGATAGATATTTCAGTAATTTCTTTGGCATCGGCTTGATTACCGAAGCATCAGAGAACATTAATCAACAAACAAAGGATTTATTTGGTAAAATCAGCTATTATATCAGTGTGCTACAAACTCTTCCAGAGTCGCAATCTTTTTCCTTTGAGCTAGAGACAGATTCGGAAACGATTAAGGACGAGGCTCTGATGATTCTTGTAGCCAATGGAACTTTTATTGGAACCAACCAGCTTCCACTACCGGAATCCTCGTTAAATGATGGTTTACTTGATGTGATTATCATCCAGGAAACGGGGCTTCCGCTGTTAAGAGAATTTCTAAGTGCTAAAGGTGCGGAGGTTCTTGAGCCAAATCCAGATGTCTGGCAATATAGACAAACATCTCGAGTTCGTCTGCAAACAGATAGAAAAATGAAAGCCGATACGGATGGAGAAACGTATATGGAAACGCCTGTAAATATTCGGCTTTTTTCGCAGCAGCTTTCTTTTATCGTGGGCTCAGAGTCCTGAGCAATAACGAGCGGATTGAGCATTGTTCTATTCAAAAGAATTTGCATTTTAAACGTGAATATGATACCATAAATTAGTCAAAAGTTTTGAAATCGAAAACATATTTCCGGCCTCTTGAGTAAGGACGAAATGATTGTTTGCGGTATTCAGCTTTTAATAATTACTCTATAAAGGAGGCCATCAAAATGGTAGGAAAAGTAAAATGGTTTAACTCAGAAAAAGGTTTCGGATTTATCGAGCGTGAAGACGGAGACGATGTATTCGTTCATTTTTCTGCTATCCAAGGTGAAGGATTCAAAACTCTTGAAGAAGGTCAAGATGTTGAATTCGAAATTGTTGAAGGCAATCGTGGACCTCAAGCTTCAAACGTTGTTCGTCTATAATCGAAAGCTAATCATACAATAGCAGTAGAAGGGGCATATTATTCCTAGCAGGAAGATGGAATAAGTGCCCTTTTTTAACGTTTAAGAAAGTATAAAATTTGATATCATATTTTCTTCAAATTTTATACTTTCTGACGGCATGAAAAGCTTCCTCTAATGATGGACTAGACGACTTCTTTGAGAGGGCTTCTATAGAAGCTTTTCTTAATGCGGTTTCGAATGCAGGTTGATTCTTTCTCTTCACTCGTTTGGAAGGAAGACCAAATTAGCTGTATAATAGGGAATAGCTTTATAGGGTATAGTTTTAAATAGTATGAAGAGAGAACAAGTGCAAAATCATTTCTGTGGTACATTCAGGCCGGAAATGCCATAGATAAGCTTTAAGTTACGAGATGCGCTAGAGACTCTCTTAGCAAAATTGGGAATAAAGGAGTATTTGAATGACTACTTTTTATGAAATGGAGTTAGATCAGCTCATTGTGAGAGGTTTGACTCAAATGGGGTTTGAAGCAGCAACCCCCATCCAGGAACAAATCATTCCTTACGCATTAGAAGGTAAGGACGTTATTGGACAGGCTCAGACAGGAACAGGGAAAACAGCAGCGTTTGGCATTCCCTTACTTTCAAGCATGGATACCTCTAATAAACAGGTGCAAGGGCTTGTGC from Bacillus horti includes:
- the cspD gene encoding cold-shock protein CspD, translating into MVGKVKWFNSEKGFGFIEREDGDDVFVHFSAIQGEGFKTLEEGQDVEFEIVEGNRGPQASNVVRL
- a CDS encoding diacylglycerol/lipid kinase family protein — its product is MFSKALLIMNGKAGQADKRKQLEAITGILAECIIELTLIQTQQQGEAERICRDRAESYDLVLILGGDGTVHECINGLASLNQPPLIGILPGGTCNDFSRALGIPQQLTKAAELIQEGRSMKVDIGQMNDRYFSNFFGIGLITEASENINQQTKDLFGKISYYISVLQTLPESQSFSFELETDSETIKDEALMILVANGTFIGTNQLPLPESSLNDGLLDVIIIQETGLPLLREFLSAKGAEVLEPNPDVWQYRQTSRVRLQTDRKMKADTDGETYMETPVNIRLFSQQLSFIVGSES
- the cimA gene encoding citramalate synthase, with protein sequence MQQVWIYDTTLRDGTQGEGISLSVDDKLRIAQRLDQFGVHYIEGGWPGSNPKDMEFFQKAKELSLSHAKITAFGSTRRQGVSAEQDINLQKLLESGVETVTIFGKTWDFQVTHALKTTLEENIAMIYESIAFLKEHGLEVIFDAEHFFDGYLENSTYALETLAAAERAGADWIVLCDTNGGCLPQELGNIVSTVSQHINIPLGVHCHNDSECAVANSLAGVQAGATQVQGTMNGYGERCGNANLISVIPNLQLKLGFRCVEKEKLQQLTSLSRYVHEIANVAPPNNQPFVGRSAFAHKGGMHVSAILKTPQTYEHLEPEQVGNERRVLVSELSGQSNLLFKAREMKLDLDKSNPVGKDLVQKIKQKEHEGYQYEGAEASLELLLRKDMYDIEDSFTLESFKILTEKTAGETMKTEAIVKLRVFDQVVHTAAEGNGPVNALDNALRKALEHHYPDIKDMYLSDYKVRVLDENEATAAKVRVLVESSNGKQTWSTLGVSTNVVEASWEALSDSILYLLLDAKQPIAQEQEKQRSGITNH